From Vibrio artabrorum, a single genomic window includes:
- a CDS encoding 6-phospho-alpha-glucosidase, translating to MKKQNLTIVGAGSTYTIGMIMSLIAEKETFPLKKITFYDTDAERQALNAEATKILLKERYPEVEEFHYTTNKEEAFKDSDFFFIQIRSGGLQMRERDEQIPLAHGCVGQETCGPGGMAYGLRSIGDMIEIINDIRKQCPDAWILNYTNPAAIVAEALNREFPTDKKILNICDMPAAIMVSYAQILGCEIWDLVPEYFGLNHYGWFTGIKNRHGKDLTNRIKDVILNEGIKAVDSEIVNDPSWQATFKNMQTMLRDNPEYLPNTYLQYYLYPEKMAAKEDINNTRARQVINGREKRVFDLCQRVISANSTAQEELHADIHGRYMVRVAASLAYNLYETYLVIVPNNGAISNIQEDAMVEVPSLLTSSGPKALSVGKIPTFQKAMIESQLGYEKLVVDAWYEGSKQKLINALTLNRTVVNVPKAKAIVEDILEENRRYLPQFNK from the coding sequence ATGAAGAAACAAAACCTTACTATCGTAGGCGCTGGCAGCACATACACTATCGGTATGATCATGAGTTTGATCGCTGAAAAAGAGACATTTCCGCTAAAAAAGATCACTTTTTATGATACTGATGCAGAACGTCAGGCACTTAACGCCGAAGCGACAAAGATCCTATTAAAAGAACGTTACCCAGAAGTAGAAGAGTTTCACTACACCACAAACAAAGAAGAAGCATTCAAAGATAGCGACTTTTTCTTCATCCAAATCCGTAGCGGCGGCTTACAAATGCGTGAGCGTGATGAGCAAATCCCTCTTGCGCACGGTTGTGTTGGCCAAGAGACCTGTGGTCCAGGTGGCATGGCTTATGGTCTTCGCTCAATCGGTGACATGATTGAAATCATCAACGATATCCGAAAACAGTGTCCAGACGCATGGATCCTGAACTACACAAATCCTGCAGCGATCGTAGCAGAGGCTCTCAATCGTGAATTCCCGACAGATAAAAAGATCCTCAATATCTGTGATATGCCTGCGGCTATTATGGTCAGCTATGCTCAAATCCTTGGCTGCGAGATCTGGGATCTAGTCCCTGAGTACTTCGGACTCAACCATTACGGCTGGTTTACCGGCATTAAAAACCGACATGGTAAAGATCTTACAAACCGTATTAAGGACGTGATTCTTAATGAGGGTATCAAAGCGGTAGATTCTGAAATCGTCAATGACCCATCATGGCAAGCAACGTTTAAGAACATGCAAACGATGCTTCGTGACAACCCAGAGTACCTACCAAACACCTACCTACAGTACTATCTGTACCCTGAAAAAATGGCCGCGAAAGAGGACATCAACAATACGCGTGCACGCCAGGTCATTAATGGGCGAGAAAAACGTGTCTTTGACCTTTGCCAGCGCGTCATTTCCGCCAACAGCACGGCTCAAGAAGAGCTACACGCTGATATTCATGGTCGTTACATGGTTCGAGTCGCAGCATCTCTTGCTTACAATTTGTACGAAACCTACCTAGTCATTGTTCCAAATAACGGAGCTATCTCAAATATTCAAGAAGACGCGATGGTTGAAGTCCCAAGCTTGCTAACGAGCAGTGGGCCGAAAGCTCTAAGCGTCGGTAAGATACCAACATTCCAAAAAGCCATGATTGAAAGCCAGCTCGGCTACGAAAAGCTCGTGGTTGACGCTTGGTATGAAGGTAGCAAGCAAAAACTCATCAACGCCCTCACTTTAAACCGCACTGTGGTCAATGTACCCAAGGCGAAAGCGATCGTTGAAGACATTCTTGAAGAAAACAGACGTTATTTACCTCAGTTTAATAAGTAA